The following are encoded in a window of Ruminiclostridium herbifermentans genomic DNA:
- a CDS encoding glycerate kinase, translated as MNKVVLIPDSFKGTMSSTKICEIMSKVIVRYFPSAEIISVPVADGGEGSVDAFITAVGGKKVTLSVKGPYFEEIQSFYGILPDNTAVIEMAAAAGFPLVGNNKHPEKTTTYGVGQLIKHAAKAGCKRIIVGLGGSCTNDGGAGAAAAFGVSFKDENGNNFVPVGETLDKITSIDVRGINPALKGIEIITMCDIDNPLCGSQGAAVVFAPQKGANETIVKMLDRNLAHFAEIIKRDLGQDIMNMAGAGAAGGMGGGMSAFLDSRLQMGIETVLDTVGFDSMLEDADLVITGEGKIDSQSLRGKVVIGVARRTKKAGVALIAIVGDIGDDIEKVYEEGVSAIFSINRVALPFDKARERCKNDLMLTVDNLMRFISHRKFI; from the coding sequence TTGAATAAAGTAGTACTCATTCCCGATTCTTTTAAGGGAACTATGTCTTCAACTAAAATTTGTGAAATTATGAGTAAAGTGATTGTTAGATATTTCCCAAGTGCTGAGATAATAAGTGTTCCGGTGGCTGATGGAGGAGAGGGCAGCGTGGATGCCTTTATAACTGCTGTTGGTGGTAAAAAGGTGACACTTAGTGTGAAGGGACCTTATTTTGAAGAAATTCAAAGTTTTTATGGTATTTTGCCTGATAATACAGCAGTTATTGAAATGGCAGCAGCAGCGGGGTTTCCACTGGTTGGTAATAATAAGCATCCTGAAAAAACTACTACATATGGAGTTGGACAACTTATAAAGCATGCTGCAAAGGCAGGCTGCAAACGGATAATAGTGGGACTTGGAGGAAGCTGCACTAATGACGGTGGAGCAGGTGCAGCGGCGGCATTTGGTGTAAGCTTTAAAGATGAGAATGGAAACAATTTTGTACCGGTTGGTGAGACTCTTGATAAAATTACTTCAATAGATGTTAGGGGCATTAATCCTGCATTAAAAGGAATAGAAATTATAACAATGTGTGATATAGATAATCCTCTTTGCGGTTCACAAGGTGCTGCAGTTGTTTTTGCTCCGCAAAAGGGGGCTAATGAAACTATAGTAAAAATGCTTGATAGAAATCTCGCTCATTTTGCTGAGATAATTAAAAGAGATTTGGGACAAGATATTATGAATATGGCTGGAGCAGGTGCAGCAGGCGGTATGGGTGGCGGCATGTCAGCATTTCTAGACAGCAGGTTGCAGATGGGAATTGAAACTGTTCTCGATACTGTTGGATTTGATTCTATGCTTGAAGACGCAGATTTGGTAATTACAGGCGAAGGGAAAATTGATTCGCAGTCACTAAGAGGAAAAGTTGTAATAGGCGTAGCTCGCAGAACTAAGAAAGCAGGTGTCGCCCTCATTGCAATAGTTGGTGATATTGGTGATGATATAGAGAAAGTATATGAAGAGGGTGTAAGTGCTATATTTAGCATTAATCGAGTGGCATTGCCATTTGACAAAGCAAGGGAACGCTGTAAAAATGATTTGATGCTTACTGTAGACAATTTGATGAGATTTATTTCACATAGAAAATTTATATAG
- a CDS encoding response regulator transcription factor: MNILVCDDEKDIVAAIEIYLKNEGYIVYKAYNGAEALSVFEENDIQLLIIDIMMPVMDGIRATTKIREKYNIPILMLSAKSEDTDKIIGLNLGADDYVTKPFNPLELIARVKSLLRRYVTLGSFVQRTGVFKTGQLIIDDNAKEVKVDDELVKLTPVEYKILKLLCENAGKVFSIDQIYEQVWNEPSFSAENTVAVHIRRIREKIEINPKEPKYLKVVWGIGYKIEKI, translated from the coding sequence GTGAATATTCTTGTTTGTGATGATGAAAAAGATATTGTAGCTGCTATTGAAATATATCTTAAAAATGAAGGATATATAGTATATAAAGCATACAATGGAGCTGAAGCTTTATCAGTGTTTGAAGAAAATGATATTCAATTGCTTATTATTGATATAATGATGCCAGTAATGGATGGAATAAGGGCTACAACAAAGATAAGAGAAAAGTACAACATCCCAATTCTGATGCTCAGTGCAAAGTCTGAAGACACAGATAAAATCATTGGTCTGAATTTAGGAGCAGATGACTATGTAACTAAGCCCTTTAATCCATTAGAATTGATTGCTCGTGTAAAATCACTACTGAGAAGATATGTTACCTTAGGCAGCTTTGTCCAGCGAACTGGAGTATTTAAAACAGGTCAGCTCATTATTGACGATAATGCTAAAGAGGTTAAAGTAGATGATGAACTGGTAAAGCTAACACCTGTAGAATACAAAATATTAAAACTCTTGTGCGAAAACGCAGGAAAGGTCTTTTCTATTGACCAAATTTATGAGCAGGTTTGGAATGAACCAAGTTTCTCTGCTGAAAATACAGTGGCAGTACATATTAGAAGAATTAGAGAAAAAATCGAAATCAATCCGAAGGAACCAAAATATTTAAAGGTGGTGTGGGGTATTGGATATAAAATTGAAAAAATATAA
- a CDS encoding HAMP domain-containing sensor histidine kinase, with protein sequence MDIKLKKYKFSVWFKLLAIVLCTAGMISIAYGVTKAPYFEFVFQSTDFEDSIELKNIFSNIYQHVSNVAFNYKSEENIRTTSKVDESYISDKKNQLLYEREIAIQEITDRYASLIQQRSDNWNINNIYSNVIEDPYVSEENSNIENNGYDVTKTDTAPSNSQSSEYKNWLEVLVQERDQEIQAVIEKYDASINNIKSDYIDERVKDYYKELEYLKKLEGIHYAVVDNNKVTFTNMSDSSSNSIDSFYLRHEKCLVLTYENINSTYPINYYYDTSNFPKTSVIYLGLTPAKYRSELAAYNQNYSDGRLGLTLLIIGLAAFLIGLLYIVYASGRRVGKDGIHLIFADYIHLDAAFVLSSAAIILCTIQAYHFYSYFIMEMTQINSSLLFAGFALIVALGTLIGILFITILSKRVKRHEVISHTILYKVCKWSIVKSKKLISKMGSVYDTSPITIRLVFIFGSYAFLTIVCLLLFLAGSIGIFLGFFCIISINVVSFYYILKYYKILKTINEGAEKIRAGELSYNIPQEGIPEFKQLSATINGIADGLKTAVSSQVKSERMKTELITNVSHDLKTPLTSIITYIDLLKSEGLNSENAEKYLGIIDNKAQRLKALTEDLFEAAKASSGSIAVNLEKLDVVSLISQGLGELSDKIEASGLNFKINMPSSKLFVYADGKLLWRVIENLLSNVFKYALPNSRVYIDTFSTANNVKIVIKNISAYELNIDEEELMERFKRGDASRHSEGSGLGLSIAKSLTELQGGNFHIEIDGDLFKAIIELPVGY encoded by the coding sequence TTGGATATAAAATTGAAAAAATATAAATTTTCTGTATGGTTTAAATTACTTGCAATAGTGCTTTGTACAGCTGGAATGATAAGCATAGCCTATGGTGTAACAAAAGCACCTTATTTTGAATTTGTATTTCAAAGCACCGATTTTGAAGATAGCATTGAACTGAAAAACATATTCAGTAATATTTACCAGCATGTGTCAAACGTTGCCTTCAATTATAAAAGTGAAGAAAATATTAGGACAACCTCTAAAGTAGATGAAAGCTATATTAGTGATAAAAAGAATCAACTACTTTATGAAAGAGAAATTGCAATTCAAGAAATTACAGATAGATATGCCAGCTTGATACAGCAACGTTCTGATAATTGGAACATAAACAACATATATTCTAATGTAATTGAAGACCCATATGTTTCTGAAGAAAATAGCAATATAGAAAATAATGGATATGATGTCACTAAAACTGATACAGCTCCATCAAATTCACAATCAAGTGAATACAAAAACTGGCTCGAAGTTCTCGTTCAAGAAAGAGACCAAGAAATACAAGCTGTTATAGAAAAATATGATGCCTCTATAAATAATATAAAATCAGACTATATTGATGAACGGGTAAAGGATTATTATAAAGAATTAGAATATCTCAAAAAGCTAGAAGGAATACACTACGCAGTTGTTGACAATAACAAAGTAACTTTTACTAATATGTCCGACTCTAGTTCAAACTCTATTGATTCTTTTTATTTAAGGCATGAAAAATGCCTTGTACTTACTTATGAAAACATTAATTCTACATATCCAATAAACTACTATTATGACACTTCAAATTTTCCTAAAACTTCTGTAATTTATCTTGGACTTACTCCAGCAAAATATAGAAGTGAACTAGCTGCATACAACCAAAATTATAGTGACGGCCGTTTAGGTTTAACCTTGCTTATAATTGGACTTGCTGCCTTCCTGATTGGCTTGCTTTATATTGTATATGCTTCAGGACGACGTGTTGGTAAAGATGGAATTCATTTAATATTTGCAGACTATATTCATTTAGATGCTGCTTTTGTCCTTTCATCAGCAGCCATAATACTATGTACTATTCAGGCATACCATTTTTATAGTTATTTTATTATGGAAATGACGCAAATCAATAGTAGTCTTCTTTTTGCAGGTTTTGCTCTGATAGTCGCATTAGGTACTCTTATAGGGATATTATTTATAACAATCTTATCAAAAAGGGTTAAACGACATGAAGTAATCAGTCATACTATTTTATATAAAGTTTGCAAATGGAGTATTGTAAAATCCAAGAAATTAATCTCTAAAATGGGCTCTGTTTATGATACAAGTCCTATAACAATACGATTAGTATTTATTTTCGGCTCATATGCATTTTTGACTATTGTATGTTTACTTCTATTTCTTGCAGGTTCTATAGGTATCTTTTTAGGCTTTTTTTGTATCATAAGCATTAATGTAGTATCATTTTACTATATCCTTAAATACTATAAAATTCTAAAAACTATTAACGAGGGTGCAGAAAAAATTCGTGCAGGTGAGCTGTCATATAACATACCCCAAGAAGGAATTCCTGAATTTAAGCAGTTATCAGCTACTATTAACGGAATTGCCGATGGACTCAAAACTGCTGTTAGTAGTCAAGTTAAGTCAGAGCGTATGAAGACAGAGTTAATTACAAATGTATCCCATGATTTGAAAACTCCATTGACATCAATAATAACCTATATAGATTTACTGAAAAGCGAGGGACTTAATTCTGAAAATGCAGAAAAATATTTAGGTATAATAGACAATAAAGCCCAGCGCCTCAAAGCCTTAACTGAAGACTTATTTGAGGCAGCAAAAGCAAGCAGCGGCAGTATAGCTGTAAACCTAGAAAAACTAGATGTTGTATCATTAATATCTCAAGGTCTTGGAGAGTTATCGGATAAAATAGAAGCGTCGGGCTTAAACTTCAAAATTAATATGCCTTCCTCCAAGTTATTTGTTTATGCTGATGGAAAGCTGCTGTGGAGGGTCATAGAGAACTTGCTGTCAAATGTTTTCAAGTATGCCCTGCCCAACTCAAGAGTATATATTGATACATTTTCCACCGCTAATAATGTTAAAATCGTTATAAAGAACATTTCTGCTTATGAACTAAATATTGATGAAGAAGAACTAATGGAACGTTTCAAAAGAGGAGATGCCTCTCGCCATAGCGAAGGCTCTGGTTTAGGACTTTCAATTGCCAAAAGCTTAACAGAACTT